In Mus pahari chromosome 12, PAHARI_EIJ_v1.1, whole genome shotgun sequence, the genomic window GCCAGGTGGTGTCTGAAGTACTGAAGCAAAGGGAGCCTTGTGTTCTTCTTCTCACATCCTTGACCGCTTttcaccttcctttttttttttttttttagaacaactCAGCAAAATAAAATTCCGGTTTATTGTTGGACATTGTTTCACACATACATCAAACAggccaaaaaaaaataaacagcaacttcatagacagaaagaaaaggaaaaaaaaaatcttttttatcttTGGCCTTTTTAACCATCTCATACAAACCAACTACTTATAGTACAGCTAGGTACATACACAAAAGTTACTGGAATGCTCGGAATaagattgtttttttgttgttgtttttgttttttttacaaggtttttttttctcctttgagattataatgaacATGGTCACACCACAAGTAAAGTCTGAAGTAGGACAGAAACGCTCTGAAGGCTGGTTTGGTCACCCGTTATCATTAAAAATGGCTGACCCCTAAcaatatgtacaaaaatataaaatgtaaataaaaaatacaaacaaattttccttttaaagtatttttaagaaaaaaagcaggGCCTGGGAAGTTCTGGTTCTTTTTTCCTCCCATGTTGCCAATTCATGTTGTAGTTTTGGTGGGGTGGTGGAGAGCGCATGTCATCCGTGGGTGGCATTGCCCGCTGTGGGCGGGGCCTGCTTCTCTACTCGGAGGTGACCACGTTTAAAttctgagaggggaagtggaaggTGAACAGGTCACGGTGCGTAAGGTTACTTTCCTCTTGCTNTCTAGTCCTCCTCCTCAGTCTTCTGCTTCTTGGTGTCGACGTCGTCGTCCTCATCATCCTCAGCTACCCGCTTGCCCGTaggagcctcagcttcctcatcttcatctccatcctcttcctcaccgtcaccttcttcctcctcctcctcttcctccccaccttcttcctcttcttcatctacCTCATTGTCAGCCTCCTGCTCCCCATTTTCCTCATTTTGAGCGTTCCCATTGGCAGGTGCATCTCTtccattctctgcctcctccacaacttccttcttctccttcaagTCCTTGGTGGTGATCTCGGAGCTGGTGTCCACTGCCGCGTCTGACATGGTGGGGCACGCCGGTGGTCCGATGCCGCGAGGGAGGGAATTCAAGTCGAGTTCGAGGACTCTGGCGAGAGAGCTGCCGGAGTCCGCGCTGGAGGAGGCGGTGGGCGGCGAAGGAGGCTGCAGCGAGCGCGGAGCACGACCCGGGAACAATGAAAAGATGGCTTTTCGGAGCAGCCAGTGGGGCGCTTTTCACCTTCCTAATAGGAAAATTTAAGTCCCCTTGCCTGGACTCCTGCTCAGGAAACGAGAATTGAGTCTAGACTCTGACCTTTGTAGACCATGTGCTATTGCGACAGCTCTTTCCATCCATAGAAAATTTCAGCAACTAGGAACTTTGCTTTGCCTTTAATTTACCTGTATTTGAGTATGCACAGTTTGAGGGTATCccctgaagccagaagaggacaccagggaatcccttggagctggagttgacAGATAGGAGcttcccagtgtgggtgctgggaacagagctggTCTTCTGAAACTTCTTAAGACCTTTTCTTTTTGAGGAGTTTGGCTTGGTGGGCAGCCTACCaatgaagcccaggctggtctggagctTAGAATTCTTGGTCTCAATCTTTCtgatactggggttacaggcatgtaccatcttCCCCagcataaaataaagattattcCAAGACACCAGATGGCCCCTAAGTCTACTAGTAAAATAGGTGTTTTGGCAGAAGAAGAAATTACTGACATATCAGCTAAGAATAACCTTAAGTATTTTACAGTTTTGAAATGTAATAGTTGAAACAAAACATTGTCTTCCTCCACCAGTCTTCATCTCTGATCTTTGGCAAATTTTCTTCTCTGACTAAGGGACTCTGTCGTTTCTATTGCCACTGTTCGGGTACTTTACCTTCTCCTACCCTTCCCTGTTGTGGTCTCCCTGACTGCTAATGTATGTTCTGCCTCTAGGAAGTTGTGCTTCTGTGTACTGGATTCTTAATGTTCCAGTCCAGATCAATTGGAGTCCTACAGTCTTGGTAAACAGGTCACTTTGTATTGAGACAAGTGATAAGTGCTCACAGTGTAGCCCAGTGTAATAcagattggcctcgaactcaagatcCTCTTTCTTCAGCCTCCAAAGGGCTGAGATCATAGACATTCACCAGATGCAGATGCCAGGCTGTGAGCAGGtaggtcctcttgaagaacagaaagcactctgacctgctgagccgtctctctagccccaaaagagaacctatttttttttctcaatagtaTCAATATGTAATCCTGACTTTCCTCCAActttatgtagactaggctaaccttaaactcagCCTGGGAGTGCCGAGGTTCAAGCCACCACACCaagtacttttattcttttttactttgaGTGAGGTGTTCTTTGCATATTGGCCTGTATATTATTTAGTAGTATTGAAGGTTCTTTCGTAGTTAAATACAATGAGGGgtggttgggggggggatggggaatAGGCTAATGGTCATATTATATTCCATTAGATAGATGATTTGTTTATACAGCCAGCCTCCGAATAGTGAATATCATAAAATTTGCTTCCTACATGAACATCACCACCTAGCCAAAGCTACTCCCCTTCCTGGGATACTCTGCCCCTCCTGGAGCAGTATAGCATACTACAATGATCTTTTCTGGAGCCTGGTTTCTCAGTTCAGCAGAGCCCAGCAAGGAACAGTAGTCGACTAGGGTTTCAATTGACTTTGCCCCTACGGAGTGGAAAGAACTGATGTCTGGTAATACTGACACATAATGTGCTCAGCTACCTTGGCTCGCACACGCTCCTCAGAGGCCTACTCATCCTTACATCTTTCCAGTGCCTGCCCCTGAAGCCACACTGGACATTCAGTTCAGAGAGGTCAGAAAGACAGACGGCATCCCTCATAACCCGGAGGAGTGGCAAGGCAAACTCCTCAGGTTTTCCCCAGTTTGAGTAACTAAATCCATTGCCATAGATGAACTCTTGTTTTCTAGAAAGCTAGTGGGAGCTGCATTCCCAGTGAGGGCTTCGCAACCAGACCTGCTCCTCCAGAGTTGTTCATGGTGACTCTGATGCAGCCAATTTCTGTTTCTGAATCCACTCCACATCAGGGAAATCTCTGGCTCACACAGAACCCAGCAAGCTCTGTGTTTACTTGGCTATCCAAGCTAGAATCTGTTAGTATGAGTGTGTATTACtttgagagaaataatgagaaatttctttttctttctctctctctctttctttctttctttctttctttctttcttcctttcttccctttcttccttccttcctttttttcttccttccttccttccttcctttttttttctttctttctttctttctctttctctcttcctttcttattttttcctctcttttcctttatgaAATTGAATTTGCCCAGGCTCACCTCCAACTTGCTGATTCTCTTGAGtactctggagtactgggatccCATGTACACACCTGCTTAATCCCCGGTCTAGGATAATTAATTTCAGAGTTCTGAATTTAGTGCGCTGACCCCAGATTGACATCCATGTACTTATCAGTTCATAGCTAAGTTTAATTTCAAACTCATTATGAGGCCTACCTGATGTTCCAGGATGCCTTAGCTGTAGATTGTATTGTGATGGGGGGGGGCTCCACATCATTTGCTGGGTATTTCCTGCTGGGTCTCATGGGTCCTACCCACACCCTTCTGTGTTTAACACACAGTTCCACTTCCCTTCAGTTACTCCAGCTGCCTAGACTAGCTGCTCTCTTCAACTCAGGCATTTACCCCACCCACCCTTGGGACTCCCTGTTACACTCACTCCTTAAACCAGACCAAAAACCCTTGTTGGGGGTTCACTGTGTGAAATgacctttttattgtttttaacatgAAACTAAGTTTCAACGAAGCAGGAATGTGTCTGCCtaactcagttctcagcaccacagTGTTGTTAGCAAATTAGAAAAGCAGATTAGGCTTGCTCCTACCCTGCATGGACTGTATGAGCCCTCAGGGTGGAGTTTGGGCTTGGTTAGTCCCCTGGCACTAGAAGAATGCTTTGCAGAGAGGAAGTTCTCCTGAGTGTCTTGGAGAAAGTCCCACCAACCGTTCCATGCTCAGGCAGCAAGAACCCTTTGATTCCCTGAATCCTCAGTGTCCCCAGAACATAACCTGTCTATGTGACTGTCACCTCACTTCAGGCAATCTGAGCCCTTGCATTGTCTTTGTCTCCctgacttcctctttccccttgctCTGAGGAGCATTTCACAGAAAAGAGGAGTTGAGGAACTTTCTCTGGGGTTCCTAAGCTATcgtctctcttctttttcctgtttaGATTTAGAAAACACTTGGGGCTTAACAAGTTGGGGAGATCAACTGTAATCATCTCATAAATAGTCACTTGGTCTGTCCATTCTTCATATGGAgggcattttgtgttttcttgtcctttgtttttgagacagggtctcacgtagctCAGAATGACCTTCCACTCTCTGTacctgaggatgaccctgaacttatTCTCTACCTTCTCCTTCCAAGAGGTTACAGGCATGTCCCAGTGCCCCTCACCCCCATTTACAGAGAGCTAGGATTGAGATCCCAACATGTAAGCCAATATCAGGCAAGCacccttaccagctgagccacattcCTCATCCAGGAGTTCACACCACTCACACCCACCCTGGGCCTCATTCTCACAAATGCAGATGAAAAGGTCAACACAGCCCATTTCTGAGCTATGGGAGCACACCTTCAAACCCGGAGCATTTGAGGTCTGCCTTCAAAATGGCTGGGGTACAGAGTCTTCGCCAGCCTGCCCTCACAGGAAAACACTATCAGTTCTCCTCTGTCATGTGCCCTGCCACACCCCCTTTcctccttggctgtcctgaggTCAGAAGCACAGTCatttcctgtccttttttttaGGGGAGGATTCTAGCCAGAGAAGCTCAGATTCTAGCATATAGAAACTTCCAGAATCCCTCTTTAACCCCCAGGCTCATCTGTTGTCCTGTGCAAGCAACCAGGGCTGTAGATGTAGCTCGGTGGTAGAGCACTCAGCTATCATACATAAGCTCTGAGTTTGAGCTGCAGTATTGCAAAGTAAcactaataataaagaaaatgaagagaaggatCAGGGAGAAAGATAGAAACAGTACATGTATGCTATAGAAATCATTTATCCAAAATGTATCGTTCTGACTTGTTCCACAACAGCCAGTGAAGATGATATGCTTGGAGACTCTGAAGAtaaatttttctttatcctttttcttctgaaaactaGCTCTTGCAAATTTGCTTGACAAagtacaaaaaaaattttttttaacttaaaaatttctAAGCTaggaatggtggtacatgccttcagtctcagcagaggcaggtggatctctatgatttCGAAGCCAGTATAGGCTAAACAGCAAGTTCTAaaccagccagagctatatagtgagagctgtctcaaaaaaaaaaaaaaaatgcctgaggCTGGAGATATAGTAAATAGAGTTTAAAGATAAATTCAAATCAGTATTTTGCCTATATATTATATCTCTATGTACTATATTTCTGAATTTCACTCACTAAACTGAAACCCAGGTAACACATTGGGTTAGAATTGTTAACACCATGTTAAAAATGTGTCTGGGGTCCCAAGAAAATGACTGCATAATACAAGGTATTTTATCAAGGCAAAAGGAATTACTTCTGCAGAAGGCTGTGTAGCCATGCCAAGTCAAGCAGGCAAGTCCACCTCAGAGTGGTCCTGCAAGGCTTTTATTCCTAAGGCAAAGGGATCCTGTGCCTCAGCCTGAGTGCTCAGAGTTTTGTCTCACACTCTTAGGCAGCTGGCTAACTCAAAATGGCATACCTAATGAACAAAGTACAACTTCTGAGGACAGATTGCAACCTTGAGCATGTATAAGAAGAGCTGACTAGAGGTTACAATGTTTCAAATGGAAATTTCTCTTATTTAACCCTTTTATAGAAAAGGCAGCACATTTTGTTTGCATGTCCCACAGCCTCTAAATAGACTAAAGCCCCTCCTTACATTAACTTGGTACCTCTACATTTAACTTGAACTTCGGTAGTTTTCTGTAGTTGCTCTAAGTTGGTTCCAGGACTCCTACAAACACCCTGAATGCTCATGTCCCTTAAGTAATATggcatagggctggagagatggctcagtggtttagagaaccaattgttcttctgaaggtcctgagttcaaatcccagcaaccacatggtggctcacaaccatcNGTAANgagatctgatgccctcttctggtgcatctgaagacagctacagtgtacttagatataataataataataataataataataataataataataataaatttttttatttttttatttttttttggtttttcgagacagggtttctctgtatagctctggctgtcctggaactcactttgtagaccagactggcctcgaactcagaaatccacctgcctttgcctaccgagtgctgggataaaaggcgtgcgccaccatgtccggctaaataaatctttaaaaaaagaaaaaatggcatAATATTTCCATCTCATGAACATCTCTGATATACttctatttgttcatttattgtttttaaggcACAGACAGGACAAAGTTTTCAGTCCTcctaacatcacacacacatcctacTCAAACCTACCTTCCTCCCTACCTCTTTCCAGTACCAGGGATTGAACTAAGGGCCCTCTGTGCTAACCAAGTGCACAAGCACAGATTGCTGTCTCTGGGCCTTCTCATTTGTTTCAGGTTATCTCCAGATTACTGATAATACCTAGAGAAGAACTAGGGACGCAGCTTagttggtagaatacttgcctgacatgcacaaagccttggtttgattccagcactcaaaaAATGACCCAGGATAATCGGAGGTTTAAGGttatcctaggctacatagcaatttcaaggctaacctggattGCATAAGACCCCATATCaacataataaatttaaagtCTGTGCACAATTACCATACTGTGATGATGTTTCAAGTATAATGACAAAAAGTCTGTGTGCAAACTATCGGTATCTTCTGTTTACAGCTAGTTGAGTACTCAGATATGGAGGGCTGACTATGGGGTGTCTGAGGagagctacggtgtacttacatataataaataaatctttttaaaaaatacctttgggggctggtgagatggctcagtggttaagagcacccgactgctcttccaaaggtcctgagttcaaatcccagcaaccacatggtggctcacaaccatccacaacgaaatttgactccctcttctggagtgtctgaagacagctacagtgtacttacatatagtaaataaataaatctttttaaaaaaaatacctttgggggaaaacaaaagaaaattaataaagcaagggaaagaataacaaaataaaaatttataaatatagagGAAAAGTTTGGTAAGGAAGTTTATTTGTTTGATACACTAGAAACCAAACATATACTGGAAATGAAAGAGTCAATCAGtgaaagtggaaaaaataaacaaaaaactaacaacgTCACCAACAGACAAGACCAAGCAAAAGACCGAATCTCAGGTGTGGCAAACAAGTTTGAGAcatgaatcaaaataaaacaaaaaacagtgaatGTAACCAAAAACTACCAAGAACTCTGGGATTCATTCAAGAAACCAAACGTAAGAGCCATTAGGTAGAAGGAGCTAAGATAAAATCAAATGACTTAAGACTACTTATTCAATGAATATAGCCAAGAATTTCTCAGACCTAGAAAAATAGATATGCAAACACTTTTAGAACTCATGGACATAACCAGAGAAGGACCTTCCCATGACATACCATCGTCAAGTtgtcaaaaatataaagcaaagaaataatacTAAAACCTCTATGGCAAGATGCCTCCTAACACACAGAGGCAAAAGCATCTGAACAACGCAGAGCTATTGTCAGAAAGCATAAAGGCCAAGAAAGCATGGAATGTGgtgtttgtagttttaaaaagcaCACTATCACCTTTGCCAGGGACTTTTGCTGTGCTACCAGCCCCTTCCCAGCTCCCTTTTGTTTTACCTGGCTTAGCTCCAGGGATCAGCCCCAACCAGATCTCTATCTACCCTTCTCTGCTTGGGCGTGAGACCCTTGAATCCTCGGACTAAAGACACATAGACAGCTCAACTTGCCCACTAAGCTCTATTGCTGGGAGCAGATACCTCCTGCCTGGAAATGTGTGTccttaccaatttattatctccatctcttcttccctAATTATTCTAATTAGCCCCTGTCAAACATCTTTGGCCACCCGCTACATATAGCAGAGGCTGTACGCCCTAGGTCTCCCCAGAGGCCTTACATGATTGTAGCATCCTCCTTCCTCCAAAACACGGCAGAAAAGCTCCTTCCCTACATCTCCTTTTTCTCTTGGGACCTGGAAGTCTCACCTGTACCTCCCACCCAGCAATTGGCTCATGGCCTTCTTTATTagcaaatcaagaaccaattagggaactaAACCTTGGTATCAGAACCTCCCCTTACACCACCTTTtctatccaatttaaaaaaaaaacaaaacaaaaaaaaccaaacttcttGTCCCAGATATAAATTAAACAAAGCCATGACAATCATGTAAATTACACAGTATGATATAAATGACATCCAGTCcatatttgtcaattagataaagtattttatcttcatttctaaCTAAAAGAGTTATGAttttgggccgggcgtggtggcacatgccttcaatcccagcactcaggaagcagaggcagggggatttctaagttccaggccagcctggtctacaaagtgagctccaggtcagccagggctatacagagaaaccctgtctcgaaaccccctccccccccaaaaaaaaagagttatgaTTTTATCCCTAGATTGTGTTTAGATTTTATAAAGCCTGTCACTGAAAACCATGTCATCTACTTTCTCAATGTTAAACTCTCTCTCattgtcctctctctgtctctctctctgtctctctctgtctctgtctctgtctctgtctctctctctctctctctctcaatgttaaacaacttgagtttgattatgagactaaaACTAGTCTTTAgccccatcagaaatctgagaatgactaAAACATTACCTGGGTATATAGGAAGCACCAAAGATAACTTCTCAAACAACTGTAGAGACAGTTGACTACCTGGACAGCCCCTCATTCCTCAAAACCTAGGAGCCTTCTGGCcaaggatcatctgacagacttgCAAACAGAATTATTTGAAGGACTGCTGACTCTGTCGTGGCAAAGCCAATAGTTGACTATTTtgtaaaaaatgttcttttcttggACAGttttgtctgcagatgaaatgggcaattttgGCCCAGTTGATTACCTTGCCACGATAAGCAACCTCGCCTAGAGGTGAAGATGTTCAATATCTTCTTTGAACCAAGAAGGgggtgctgtcaggagcagatGTGTCTCACTCTCAAatgattaaataacattaaatgccaTAGTCTGTGGATCTCTGATGTTTTTAAAGACCCtctataatatataaagtaatCTGAACTGTTAAACTTTGACTACTCTCACCCATTTCTAATTGAAATATCTCAAAAACATCCttttaattaaatcagaatctaacaTAATCATGAGTTTGTTATCTGGTCCTTAACTCAAATTATTCAATCATCTaaaaacagtttgtaatagcagttaTAGAAGAACTGGGTCTaagatttgtatttttaaatgagttgtatAAGTACAATGTCTAAGAATAACAATATTAATCCCAAGTTTTGTATCAATATAAGAAGTTCATACCAATGAAAGCcttaaaaatgaatcaaaataaattttgtaccaaggtaagaaattataactttaactttgtatcaattataaagatgtctacctggctggagagatggctcaacagttaagagcactgattgcttttccagaggtcctgagttcagttcccagcaaccacatggtggctcacaaccatctgtaatgggatccgatgcgttcttctggtctgtctgaaaagaaagacaatgtgctcacatacatttatatatatatatatatatatatatatatatatatatgatatacatattaAGATAtgtctagggctggtgagatggctcagatggtaagagcacccgactgctcttccaaaggtgcagagttcaaatcccagcaaccacatggtggctcataaccatccataacaagatctgatgccctcttctggagtgtctgNNNNNNNNNNNNNNNNNNNNNNNNNNNNNNNNNNNNNNNNNNNNNNNNNNNNNNNNNNNNNNNNNNNNNNNNNNNNNNNNNNNNNNNNNNNNNNNNNNNNNNNNNNNNNNNNNNNNNNNNNNNNNNNNNNNNNNNNNNNNNNNNNNNNNNNNNNNNNNNNNNNNNNNNNNNNNNNNNNNNNNNNNNNNNNNNNNNNNNNNNNNNNNNNNNNNNNNNNNNNNNNNNNNNNNNNNNNNNNNNNNNNNNNNNNNNNNNNNNNNNNNNNNNNNNNNNNNNNNNNNNNNNNNNNNNNNNNNNNNNNNNNNNNNNNNNNNNNNNNNNNCAATTTTACCTATTTCCTCcctgtacatataataaataaataaataaataaataataaatctaaaaaaaaaaagatacgtCTACACAATCAATTTTACCTATTTTCTCCCTGTTCAAAATTATAGCCATTCCCAAATTATCCCTTAAATGACAACTtttctataatttgtaaaataaccatTACCAGACCCCCAAAACCATGGAATTGGGATGATGACTCACCATAACTTCTGGCTGAACAGGGGTGATGAAAATTCTTTAAAGTGGGGGGGAAGGATATGAAAGAAGATTTGGTTAGGCATTAAGAAAGTCAACCCCAACAACTGTCTCTGTATGCCTAGAAGGCTCAGggcttgactgaagttctgactgaACCCATCTGAAAGGTTGAATGAGTCAAAATGACCTGGAATCTATGACACAGGGAGTCCAAAAGCAGGTCAGCTTAGCACTTCTGAGGATGAATCTCACTCACCAAAGCTGTACACTCTGTAATAGACAAATCTCAAAGTAGGTTTAAGTACCTTCAAGATATCTTCGTGGATTGTGTAGAGTGCACAGACTAGTTAAGGATGAAATTCTGCTCTTGTTTGAGCATGTGAAAGACAGCTGTCTTTTTTATGAGTTAACTTTAATAATAACCAATTATAAGTCTTCGTTCATGCCAATGAATCtttacctgtcctgtttgattcTCTTGAATTTTTCAGTTCT contains:
- the LOC110329537 gene encoding prothymosin alpha, which encodes MSDAAVDTSSEITTKDLKEKKEVVEEAENGRDAPANGNAQNEENGEQEADNEVDEEEEEGGEEEEEEEEGDGEEEDGDEDEEAEAPTGKRVAEDDEDDDVDTKKQKTEEED